A part of Flavobacteriaceae bacterium GSB9 genomic DNA contains:
- a CDS encoding microtubule-binding protein has protein sequence MSDDFDLLETSSNEKTEKVDVNWGKAIDTMKSKLSQEDDPEVRQKILNATLDDVVHMAEKDRTTLLDAIKDLTDYQDEVGIIFEKFSSLNATEQKVIDDAQKALERAKIELEDAEAKPDTWWNNLWGRKSKIRKAQETLKAAEKTRAAADNKAKAMFQERIESADVQTLLRELSYKSQAAVSRLKNREVEIKEVEDKLQEAIVEATKNHTKALEKKKEVETKLEEQYALLKQARQELEDIADKQSAEYAQAIGKVTELEQKVEELEGLKNAYTTLAASKDSFVHKHNLTIKVLTSLRSNLQTHRAKLKSDTEERLKYYDGYVVALKARTDQEFAAILEHLGVKTDEHIGETLAAMHTASAKARQDMMDNIPVHEKVMQGVYGSYAEALQEIRAKDGEIQKNFADRYGIDMKELFEDYYKADANKPAGDGGKPTGKPKPEAGSDDLLS, from the coding sequence ATGTCAGATGATTTTGATTTATTAGAAACCTCTTCAAACGAAAAAACAGAAAAAGTAGATGTTAATTGGGGCAAAGCCATAGACACGATGAAATCTAAGTTGTCGCAAGAAGACGATCCAGAAGTGCGTCAAAAAATATTGAATGCCACTTTAGATGATGTTGTTCACATGGCCGAAAAGGACCGCACAACGCTTCTTGATGCCATTAAAGATTTAACCGATTATCAAGATGAGGTGGGCATTATTTTCGAGAAATTCTCTTCCTTAAATGCCACAGAACAAAAAGTTATCGACGATGCCCAAAAAGCATTGGAGCGTGCTAAAATAGAGTTGGAAGATGCAGAGGCAAAACCTGATACTTGGTGGAACAATCTTTGGGGGCGTAAAAGTAAAATTAGAAAAGCTCAGGAAACCTTGAAGGCCGCTGAAAAAACAAGAGCAGCTGCCGACAATAAAGCCAAAGCGATGTTTCAAGAGCGTATTGAAAGTGCAGATGTGCAAACGCTTTTAAGAGAGTTGTCTTACAAATCGCAGGCTGCGGTATCGCGTTTAAAAAACCGTGAGGTTGAAATTAAAGAAGTTGAAGATAAATTGCAGGAGGCCATTGTTGAGGCCACAAAGAATCACACTAAGGCTTTAGAAAAGAAAAAAGAAGTAGAAACCAAACTTGAAGAACAATATGCACTGTTGAAACAGGCTCGACAGGAACTGGAAGATATTGCAGACAAGCAATCTGCCGAGTATGCCCAAGCCATTGGAAAAGTAACGGAGTTAGAACAAAAAGTAGAAGAATTGGAAGGTCTAAAAAATGCCTACACGACTTTGGCGGCGAGTAAGGACAGTTTTGTTCACAAACATAATTTAACCATAAAAGTACTGACTTCTTTACGTAGTAACCTGCAAACACATCGTGCTAAATTAAAAAGTGATACCGAAGAAAGGCTAAAGTATTATGATGGCTATGTAGTGGCCTTAAAAGCCAGAACCGACCAAGAATTTGCTGCTATTTTAGAACATTTGGGAGTTAAAACCGATGAGCATATCGGGGAAACTTTAGCGGCGATGCATACGGCAAGTGCTAAAGCCCGACAAGATATGATGGATAATATACCTGTACACGAAAAAGTGATGCAAGGTGTTTATGGTAGTTATGCTGAAGCTTTACAGGAAATAAGGGCTAAAGATGGTGAAATACAAAAGAATTTTGCCGATCGTTACGGTATTGATATGAAAGAGCTTTTTGAAGATTATTATAAAGCCGATGCTAATAAACCAGCAGGTGATGGTGGTAAACCCACTGGGAAACCTAAGCCTGAAGCTGGATCTGATGATTTGTTGAGTTAA